Proteins encoded together in one Lysinibacillus sp. FSL K6-0232 window:
- the flgC gene encoding flagellar basal body rod protein FlgC encodes MSIFHGMNTTASALTAQRLRMDVISANMANMDTTRARQVNGEWEPYRRKSVTLTAQEGQFSKIFNAALSKNAKSGVGNGVKVTRITEDQETPFKLVYDPTHPDANADGYVNMPNVDPLKEMVDLMSATRSYEANVTVFNANKSMLTKALEIGK; translated from the coding sequence ATGTCTATTTTTCATGGAATGAATACGACTGCCTCAGCTTTAACAGCGCAACGCCTACGCATGGATGTTATTTCTGCGAATATGGCAAATATGGATACAACACGCGCACGTCAGGTAAACGGAGAATGGGAACCGTATCGACGTAAGTCAGTGACATTAACCGCACAGGAAGGTCAATTCTCAAAAATTTTCAATGCAGCACTTAGTAAAAATGCTAAAAGCGGTGTTGGAAATGGTGTCAAAGTGACACGTATAACAGAGGATCAAGAAACACCTTTCAAGCTTGTTTATGACCCAACACATCCAGATGCAAATGCAGATGGCTATGTCAATATGCCGAATGTAGACCCATTGAAAGAAATGGTAGATTTAATGTCAGCCACTCGTTCATATGAGGCAAATGTAACGGTGTTTAATGCAAATAAATCAATGCTGACAAAAGCTTTAGAGATTGGTAAATAA
- the fliE gene encoding flagellar hook-basal body complex protein FliE translates to MTISSVSLMTPTQAVNETNKLNTTPYEAQQSFANSLKEAIAKVNDQQITSDTFTQKLIKGDNVELHEVMIASQKASITLNATIEVRNKVIEAYQEIMRMSV, encoded by the coding sequence ATGACAATTTCATCCGTTTCACTCATGACGCCTACTCAAGCTGTAAATGAAACAAATAAGCTGAATACAACACCTTATGAAGCACAACAAAGCTTCGCGAACTCATTAAAAGAAGCAATCGCTAAAGTGAATGATCAACAAATCACTTCTGACACATTTACGCAAAAGCTCATTAAAGGTGATAATGTGGAATTACATGAAGTAATGATTGCATCACAAAAGGCTAGTATTACATTAAACGCAACAATTGAAGTTCGCAATAAGGTGATTGAAGCTTACCAAGAAATAATGCGAATGAGCGTGTAA